One window from the genome of Perca flavescens isolate YP-PL-M2 chromosome 17, PFLA_1.0, whole genome shotgun sequence encodes:
- the LOC114572561 gene encoding cholesterol 25-hydroxylase-like protein, whose amino-acid sequence MTNSEATERLCLQILWDWLRHQSFLRSLFFPVVFSLTVYLSCCLPFVCLDLLCSRLTLVRRFKIQPQSEVTWPMACRCLRKILHNHVCFIFPLSVVYWHWRPVFFPPLAPEMLTVVKDILACLLLFDMQYFLWHLLHHKVLWLYHFFHKEHHLYTATFSLATENTGVWEMLSLTFFAALNPALLDCHPLTEMLFFVTNMYLSVEAHSGYEFPWSPHRLVPFGLYGGARHHDLHHLKFKVNYAPYFTHWDILLGTLQGVRRR is encoded by the coding sequence ATGACAAACTCAGAAGCCACCGAGAGGCTCTGTTTGCAGATTCTTTGGGACTGGTTAAGACATCAGAGCTTCCTCAGATCTCTATTTTTCCCAGTTGTCTTCTCTCTGACAGTTTACCTGAGCTGCTGCTTGCCTTTTGTTTGTCTGGATTTGCTCTGTTCCAGACTGACCCTGGTGCGCCGCTTCAAGATCCAGCCTCAAAGCGAGGTCACATGGCCAATGGCTTGCAGGTGCTTGCGCAAAATTCTCCACAACCATGTCTGTTTCATTTTCCCCCTTTCTGTTGTATACTGGCACTGGAGGCCTGTGTTTTTTCCTCCACTGGCACCTGAGATGCTGACTGTTGTTAAGGACATACTAGCCTGCCTCCTCCTGTTTGACATGCAGTACTTTTTGTGGCATCTGCTACATCACAAGGTGTTGTGGCTCTACCATTTCTTCCACAAGGAGCACCACCTCTACACGGCCACCTTCTCTCTggcaacagaaaacacaggggtcTGGGAGATGCTGAGCCTCACCTTCTTTGCAGCACTGAACCCTGCCCTCCTGGACTGCCATCCACTCACAGAGATGCTCTTCTTTGTCACAAACATGTATCTGTCTGTGGAGGCGCACTCTGGCTATGAATTCCCCTGGTCTCCACATAGACTGGTGCCCTTCGGCCTCTACGGAGGAGCCAGGCATCATGACCTCCACCACCTCAAATTCAAAGTAAACTACGCACCGTACTTCACACACTGGGACATACTTCTTGGCACGCTCCAGGGAGTACGGAGGAGGTAA